TTTTGTGTTCGATGAGAATGGCAATGCGTTTCTACAGAAAGCAGGAAGCGAGGTGTGGTCGACAAATACCAGCGGCAAAGGAGTTTCTGCGATAGAGCTGCGGGACTCAGGTAACCTGGTTTTGCTCGCGAAGGACAGTACAGTCGTTTGGCAGAGTTTCGACCATCCTACCGACACGCTCTTATCGAACCAAGATTTTACACAAGGGATGAGGCTTATGAGTCCCGGGTCCAAGAATTTGAACTACACTCTCAAGATTAAATCTGGCGACATGATCCTTTCTGCTGGTTATATAACGCCGCAACCATACTGGTCGATGGGGAAGGACAGCAGACATGTGAAGGACAAAAACGGCGGTCAAGTGATCTCGGCCACATTGGTTGCAAATTCATGGAGCTTCTACGATGAGAGCAGGACTTTGCTTTGGCAATTCCCCTTCTCGGATAATAGCGACCCTAAGGCCACTTGGATCGCTGTCCTGGGACAAGACGGGATCATCTCATTCTCCAGCTTGGGCAGTGGAGGATCGCCTGATGGTTCTTCCGTAAAAATACCCAGTGATGCATGCAGTACGCCAGAGCCTTGTGACCCTTATGTAGTCTGTTATAACGGTAACATGTGCCGGTGTCTCTCGGCCCTCACTCCTCATCTAAATTGTAGTTCAGGGTTAGGTTCTCCTTGCGATCATTCAAAGGATTCAATCGATCTCCTTAATGCGGGGGAGGGAATTGGCTACTTTGCGCTCGGGTTTGTCTCACCCACGCTGAATGCTGATCTCAATGGATGCAAGACCTCTTGCCTGaataattgttcatgtctcgcACTATTTTATCAGAATAGTTCTGGAGATTGTTACTTGTTTGATAGTATTGGGGCCTTTCAGAGTGCTGATCAGAATTCCGGATTTGTCTCTTACATCAAGGTGCTCACCAGTGGTGGTACGAATGGCGGCAATTCTCAAGACAGCGGAAGCAACAAGAAACGTTTGTTATATGTTGTCATAATTTCTGTTTCCACATTCTTCGTTGTTCTCGGTCTGATTTATGCCGGATTCAGATATTCCAAGGCAAATCCGGCATTGCCCGAAGCTCCTCAAGAGAATTCGGATGAGGAAAACTTTCTCGAGAGTTTATCAGGAATGCCAGTTCGTTTCAGCTATAAAGAGCTTCAAGACGCCACTAATGACTTTTCCATGAAGCTAGGGCAAGGCGGGTTCGGCTCGGTGTACCGAGGTGTCCTTCCAGATGGGACGAGATTGGCTGTGAAGAAATTGGAAGGCATTGGTCAGGGAAAGAAAGAGTTTCGAGCTGAAGTATGCATCATCGGAAGCATCCATCATCACCACTTGGTCAAGCTGAAGGGCTTTTGTGCAGAAGGAACTCACCGGCTTCTAGCATATGAGTACATGGCCAACGGGTCTCTTGATAAATGGATCTTTAAGAAAGACAACGGAGGCACGTTAGATTGGGGAAGAAGATATGACATTGCGATCGGAACAGCGAAAGGACTGGCCTACTTACACGAAGATTGTGATGCGAAGATCGTTCACTGTGATATAAAGCCAGAAAACGTGCTTTTGGATGATAGCTTCCTTGCCAAAGTCTCGGATTTCGGATTGGCTAAGCTAATGACTAGAGAGCAGAGCCATGTCTTTACGACACTCAGAGGCACGAGAGGCTATCTCGCACCAGAGTGGATAACCAACTATGCCATATCCGAGAAGAGCGATGTGTACAGTTACGGGATGGTTCTGCTTGAGATAATCAGCGGAAGAAAGAACTACAACTCCGAGGAAACGTCCGAGAAATCATATTTCCCCTCATATGCTTTCAAGATGATGGAAGAAGGGAAGCTGAGAGAGATCCTCGATTCGGGTCTTGAGACAGATGAAAGGGATGAGACGGTTTCTATCGCTATTAAAGTTGCTTTGTGGTGCATACAAGAAGATATGAACTTGAGGCCGTCAATGAGTAAAGTTGTCCAAATGCTCGAAGGTGTCTGTCTGGTTCCTCAGCCGCCGACTTCCTCTCCACTTGGTTCTCGCTTCCTTCCGAGCCTTTTCAAATCAGCCAGTGAGGAAGGTACCTCCTCGGGACCATCAGATGGCAATAGTGATGCGAATCTTTCAGCAGTTCGGCTTTCTGGTCCAAGATAACAGCGAGCTATAACTTTGAGAATTTTTTCCGCTGTATATGTTTTGCATATATTAGCCTTTTAGCCTGTAAAATATGAAATCTTAGCTCAATTTTGTAGGGTTAGCTATTTTAGAAGCGTGATCAGAATTTTTTCCTCCTTGCTGTCTATAGCATCGGCAGGTGCTTTTGTTAGGAAATTTAAGCACAAGAAGTTGATGATTCAACTTTTACAGGTGATGCATAATTTAGAGGTGGTCTTGTATTCTTTCCTATTGGAGATTTGAAGTACATGTTTTCTCCATGATCATTGCCGTAATAAGAAACCGTGAAATGGATTATCTGTGAATTCTACACATTATGACTACAAGGCTCAATTTCTTTCTTGTCATCCTGAAGCTGAAATTCCTATAAATTTATAAACTTGATTGCTAGTATGCACGATATTCCGAACTTACACGGCCATTCAGCTTATACCGAGTTTGAATGCTAGCAAGTAGAATGTGAAATCAGAAATGGTACATCCCCAGGTAAAGTGCATGTTTTGGAGGCTCGAAGGATAGTCAGCCTTCAATACATAAGCGGCATCAATTCATTTTGAAACTAAAAGGCCTGTGAACAAGAGCAAGATTCTGATGTTTAGCATCAACAGGAGCTATTTTTCACTCTCTTGGGAGGTAATACTCGAAGAGTTGCCTCAGTCATGCGAAACTCAATACGCAAGCATATTTGTTTTCAGCTTTAGGTGTACTTCGAAGTATAAAAGAGGCTAACGGTCATATTCATGATGTCTAACAAGTATTTGCCTGCAGAAGTTCCAGAGTTCCTTATCCTGCGGGTCGATCAGATTGCATTGATAGTGCAGAGCAGTCTCTATGAATTACGTTGGTTTCTAATGATTCAGAGATGCATCTCCTGCCTAACCACCCATCATACTGCTGCTGAAACGTGTAAAAGACTTCGTCAGTTATATCTAACCAAAACCGATGGAGTTATCTGTCGGGCACCTTCCAATTTTTGTGAAGTTTACAGTTTGTTTATTGATCTGATAGACCTCAAATATATTACCTAGCACGAGATGTGGTTTTTGACCGTAGCATTTTTCTTGCTCACCAAATTGAATAATGTGATGACCCAAACAAGGAGTCTGGTTCATAACCTTTGCAAGTCACCTTGAGACTCGTTCATGGGCTACTGTCAAGCTGACATTGGATCAAGTTTTGGTGCCTGTCTGTGTCTAGCGAAGGTTACAAGTTTTGGCTGTTCAGTCTAATCAAACAGGTTTACTGAATCGAAACGCCTTTTGAGTATGATTGAACAGGTTTATTGATTCTTGAACATGCACATCAACGAAATATCCAATAAGAGCAAAAAGTTGGGTAGATCAAGATTGATATGGCAAACTGACATGCTAAGGATTGCGGTGGACGATTACCGAATGTTGAATATGGCCCATTTGTTCAAAAATCAAGCTTGTTACATCACTTAGCATACCAATATTTCGGTTAATCTTTGGACAAGTTAAAGAAAACAAGGTCAGGCAGGTCAACAAAAAGTTTTAAGTACAAAAGCACTGTAATTTACAACTCACAGGGAAACTAATCTCTATCATTATTAATAGAAATCGTGATGGTTATGGACGATGAATTATATGCATCCCTTTAAGCCAAAGTGGTTTATATCGTTGTTGTTTACTCAAGTCTCACTTTCTTCGCCGTTCGTATCCAAGTTTTCTCTCGTGCACAGAAATTCGAAGCCTAGTCGGAGTATCCGCAAAAAAAGTTCAAGCCATTTAACTTGGGGGGGAAAAGAATGTTGAAGGGAACAGCCTTAGATGGACCAATCTTCTTGTAATGTTTATTTCCTAGCACTAATCTTGTATCAGCCAAGATCAAGCTCTTCCCAGATTTTTCTGTGTCAGCAACTGTTGACCTGATGGGCAAATGTGTGGCCATCAGTCCAGAAAACTGATACAAGTGTGTATTTTTCCAGGTTGGCCAGTCAATGGTCGTAATTGTCCGTCCTCATGGGCAGGCAAGTCAATGATTGTAATGGCCTGGCTTCATGGCAAGTCAATTGCATGGTTAATCATGGTTGTGGCGGTCCTCTTCCTTACAGTTGGTAATGAAGTTTTAATAGCTCTCTAGTCACTACCCTGTGACAGAAGCGGGATCAagttgaaagaaaaaacaaggacCCTCGTCCgaatcttgttttcctttttcggtgTTCAAGCAAATTTTGATAAGGTAAGAGCTTGAATCTGTTCTCTTTTCATGGCCAAGTCAAGAGTACCTTATCAATTTCCATTTtagttccattttcttttcgtGCTGTTTTAGTGGATCTCGTTCGTTCTAAGAAACGCTAGTTGTGGATTTGTAGTTGAAGAAAGCCTTTAACCGTCTCTTCATATTGTTCACTTCTCATTGGTTGTATCTTTAAATTTGGTTATGTGATATTTCAGATTTGGATGCCAAAACTTATCTTTCTGCATCTGTTCCAGGGCCAAAGTTGCCTTGCAATTTGTTTCTTCAGTGCAAGCATTTTTGCATTGCCGCCTGTGCTTGGTTCTGCTTCTGAttagtcccaaaattttcagaGCTAGGTGAATCAAAGAGGTGAATTGCAGTGGAGGAAAGTCACTTGAGAAAACTAGAGTATCAAGTTGTTTTGGGTTATTGTGATTCGATCACTAGGTGTTTATAAACCTCCCTCTTTGTTAATAGTGCAACCTCATCTACAATTGTACACTTTGCAGAGCATTTTCAAAGTTTTAAGGAGCATGGTGGAATGATCCTACTCTATTCTGATTTGCTGTGGTTCATTTCGTCAGCAACCCCAAAGTCTGGGCTGCAAATAGGGACGCTCCGGTAACAGATTCCGATACTTTTGACTTGGATGAGAATGGCAATGCGTTTCTACACAAAGCAGGAAGCACGGTGTGATCAACTAATACCAGTGGTAAAGGAGTTACCGCAAATAGAGTTGCGGGGTTCAGGAAATCCAGTTTTGCTTGGGAAGGATGGTACAGTGGTTTGGCAGAGTTTCGACCATCCCACTGATAGCTCTTACCAAACCAAGATTTTTATGCAAGGGATGAGGCTAGTGAGCCACAGGTTGAAGAAGTTGACCTACACTCTGGAGATTAAATCTGGTGACATAATCCGTTCTGCTGTTATCAAGCCCTGAAACCGTACTAGTCGATGGGGAAGGACAGCagatatttgaagaaaaaaatggcGGTAAAGTAGCCTCGGCCATGATGGTTAAGAATTCTTGGAGATTCTACAATGAGAGCAGGACTTTGCCATGGCAATTCCCCTTTTAGGATAATAGCGAACCTAACGCCACTAGGATTGCTGTCCTGGGAAAAGAGCGATCATCTCATTCTCCAGCTTGGGCAGCGGAGGATCGCTTAATGCTCATCCCATGAAAAAACTCGTATGTAATCCGTTATAACGGTAACATGTATCAGTGTCTCTTGGCCCACACTTCTCATCCAAATTGTGGTTCGGGGCTGGGTTCTCCTTGCAATCACTTTAAGGTGGGAAAGGGAATCAGCTACTTTGCTCTTGGGTTTGTCTCACCCTCTCTGAATGCTGATCTCCATGGATGCAAGGCCTATTGCATTATTTTATCACAATAGTCCTGGAGATTGTTACTTGTTTGGCAGTATTGGGGCCTTGCAGAGTTCTGACCAGAATTCTGGATTTGCCTGTTACATTAAGGTGCCCACCAGTGGTGGTACGAATGGCGGACACAACGATAAATGTTTGTTATATGTTATCCTGTTTCTGTTTCCACATTCTCCACTGTCCTAGGTCTGATTTATGGCAGATTCCAAAGCAAAGCCAACATTGCCCAAAGCTCCTCAAGAGACTCCAGAGGAGGAAAAATTTCTCAAGAGCTTATCGGGAATGCCAGTTCATTTCAGCTATAAAGAGACTAATAACTTTTCCATGAAGCTAGGGCAAGGTAGTTTCGGCTCGGTGTACCAAGGTGTCCTTCCAGATGGGATGAGATTGGCTGTGAACAAATTAGAAGGCATTGGTCAGGGAGAAAGAGTTTCGAGCTGAAGTATGCAGCATCGGAAGCATCCAACATCACAACTTGGTCATGCTGAAGGGCCTTTGCGTGGAAGGAACTCACTGGCTTCTTAAGTGGATCTTTGAAAGACAAATCATGTTAGATTGGGGAACAAGATACAAAATTGCTATCAGAAAGGTGAAAGGACTGGCCTACATACAAGACGATTGAGACGCGAAGGTTGTTCACTGTGATATAAAGCCAGAAACTGTGCTTTTGGATGATTACTTCCATGCCAAAGTCTCAGATTTCAGATTGGCTAAGCTAATGGGAAGAGAGCAGAGCCATGTTGTTACAACACTCAGAGGCACGAGATGTTATCTCGCGCCAGAGTGGATAACCAACCATGCCATATCTGAGGAGCAATCTGCAAAGTTACGGGAAGGTTCTGCCCAAGATAATCGGCAGAAGACGGAACTACAACCCTGAGGAAACATAGGAGAAATCCTATGTAAAGATGATGGAAGAAGGGAAGCTGAGAGAGATATTTGATCCGGATCTTGAGATCGAGGAAAGAGACGAGGCGGTCTCTATTGCTATTAAAGTCGCTTTGTGGTGCATACAAGAAGATATGAACCTGTGATGGTCGATGTTTAAAGTTGTCCAAATGGTTGAAGGTGTCTGTCGGTTCCCCAGGAAGCTCTCGATTCTTTTCGAACTTTTTCAAGCCAGACGACAATAGCGACGCAAATGTTGCAGCGGGGTCAGCCTTCAGGTCCAAGGTAGCAGCAAGTTGTAATTCCTCAGGAATTTTTCTGCAGAGAAAGTATGATCAGAGTTTTTCTTCCTTGCTTTGTGTAGCAAGTGCTTTCAGAAATTCAAGCATAACTAGTTGATTATACAAATGACAGTAGATGCATTGATCAGAATGACACGGCCATAGTATTCATGGTCTTTAGAACTTTACACGGCCATTCAGCTTATATCACGTTTCAGTGCTAGACAGTACAATGAGAAATCAGAAATGGCAAATCTCCAGGGGGAATGAAACATTTCTTTAGGCTAAAAAATTGTCAGCTTTCAATGTAAAAgcagtataattttttttttttttgggactgaAAAAGCAGTATAATTTCATATTGGAAGAGTTGACTCTCAAGACATCTGAGTGACTCGATTCTGCAACTTTCAGAGGTCCTTTGAAGTCTAGAAGAGGGCAATGGTCGCATTGAAGATGTCTGCCGGGATTTGCCTGCAGAAGGTTGTCCCTTGCGCCGAGGGTTGACCAGATTGCAGTGATGAGGCAGAGAGATCTCTGTAAACTCGGCATGCTCCTGATGTTCCGGATATGCAGCTCCCGGGGTCGATATAAATGGAGTTTCCGCTCGGTATATCTCGATGGTTGGAAAGTTTCGTGTGGACTCAAGATTGATGGTGTGCTTACTGATAGGATAGAATCAATGGCTTAGCCTTGAAATCTCTCTCTTGCTTCTCATCCTGATCAACAATGCGGTTTCTGAAACGGACAAGTCATTCAAGTTTCTACTTTGCGCATCAAGCACTTCTAAGCAGGATTCTTCCTTGACCCAAAGAGGGGCCCTAAGTGCTAGTTTTACTTGCCTATTCATAGCAGACTCAGAAGCCTCTTGCGTAATCTTTCCTCGAGTTTCTATTCGCACGAATTGTATTTTCTCGGTCAATCCAGTCCAATATCTATAGCGCTCACATTCAATTGAAGTGGTCAAACCAAGCCGGAGTAGAGTTAGGTACATCAAGATCCTAAGAGATACGGCAAACTCTTATCGACCGTTGAATATGGCTTGTTTGTCTGGCCCCTTGAAAGTCTTAACAGAGATTGTAGATGGGAAGTTGTTAATAAGTAGTATTACTTGTATCAATCTGGAATTTGTCATGTAGCTTTGCTTCTTGATAAGAACAATCCATGGATGCATTGTCTGGATACATTAATGATTGCTGTACCGTATCTGCAATATTTAACCCATCTTTTCCTTCTGTatctgcatttttcaacccatcTTTTCCCCCATCTTTTTGtgggtaaaaaaatattttactgcTTGGAAAATAACCGaacaacactttttttttttaacctcccCATATATTTCTGAGACATCAATGGACCAAAGCAGGTCCCCCAACATTATCATTTCCTTTATGTTCTGTTGGGGATTCTCAGCTGTCACTGGTTGCATGATCTTGAGAACAGTTTTCTGGATAACACCTAACAAAGTTAGGGCGTCAGTTCAAGAGGGAAGTTTCCCAACTTGTGATTAATTGATGTTTGTTATCGATCTGCTCTTTTGTTGTTGATGAGGCGAtgctaaccaaaagggaaataaaagtGCTTGTCCTTTCGGGAAATTGCACAAACAAGATCTTCGGAACTGATGTAAGACCCGCCCCAATGGGTCATAGGATCAACGGCAAGAAAGTACCCGTGGTGTTGCTCTTTGTTAGCACTAACGAGACTCGTACGCAGAAGCAATCGTCGAGCGACATGCCGGCGATCGCGCACAAACCGGGGAGCACGTGAAAAGTGACTCAAGATATCACTTGACACGAGAAAAAGAGAGATCACAGTCACTCTAGTGCGTTACCTCTAGCCGAAGATGTCAAGCGAGGGCAGAGCGATCCATAT
This genomic interval from Rhodamnia argentea isolate NSW1041297 chromosome 4, ASM2092103v1, whole genome shotgun sequence contains the following:
- the LOC115753709 gene encoding G-type lectin S-receptor-like serine/threonine-protein kinase SD2-5 isoform X1; translation: MVSSRSMAVAGNLWLCVILLSSISLEGAQSKDKIYPGFQASEMGSIDTSGVFLLSNSSIFGLGFVQASSPSLYSLAVVHSPSNTIVWSANRDNPVMNSDTFVFDENGNAFLQKAGSEVWSTNTSGKGVSAIELRDSGNLVLLAKDSTVVWQSFDHPTDTLLSNQDFTQGMRLMSPGSKNLNYTLKIKSGDMILSAGYITPQPYWSMGKDSRHVKDKNGGQVISATLVANSWSFYDESRTLLWQFPFSDNSDPKATWIAVLGQDGIISFSSLGSGGSPDGSSVKIPSDACSTPEPCDPYVVCYNGNMCRCLSALTPHLNCSSGLGSPCDHSKDSIDLLNAGEGIGYFALGFVSPTLNADLNGCKTSCLNNCSCLALFYQNSSGDCYLFDSIGAFQSADQNSGFVSYIKVLTSGGTNGGNSQDSGSNKKRLLYVVIISVSTFFVVLGLIYAGFRYSKANPALPEAPQENSDEENFLESLSGMPVRFSYKELQDATNDFSMKLGQGGFGSVYRGVLPDGTRLAVKKLEGIGQGKKEFRAEVCIIGSIHHHHLVKLKGFCAEGTHRLLAYEYMANGSLDKWIFKKDNGGTLDWGRRYDIAIGTAKGLAYLHEDCDAKIVHCDIKPENVLLDDSFLAKVSDFGLAKLMTREQSHVFTTLRGTRGYLAPEWITNYAISEKSDVYSYGMVLLEIISGRKNYNSEETSEKSYFPSYAFKMMEEGKLREILDSGLETDERDETVSIAIKVALWCIQEDMNLRPSMSKVVQMLEGVCLVPQPPTSSPLGSRFLPSLFKSASEEGTSSGPSDGNSDANLSAVRLSGPR
- the LOC115753709 gene encoding G-type lectin S-receptor-like serine/threonine-protein kinase SD2-5 isoform X2 — encoded protein: MGSIDTSGVFLLSNSSIFGLGFVQASSPSLYSLAVVHSPSNTIVWSANRDNPVMNSDTFVFDENGNAFLQKAGSEVWSTNTSGKGVSAIELRDSGNLVLLAKDSTVVWQSFDHPTDTLLSNQDFTQGMRLMSPGSKNLNYTLKIKSGDMILSAGYITPQPYWSMGKDSRHVKDKNGGQVISATLVANSWSFYDESRTLLWQFPFSDNSDPKATWIAVLGQDGIISFSSLGSGGSPDGSSVKIPSDACSTPEPCDPYVVCYNGNMCRCLSALTPHLNCSSGLGSPCDHSKDSIDLLNAGEGIGYFALGFVSPTLNADLNGCKTSCLNNCSCLALFYQNSSGDCYLFDSIGAFQSADQNSGFVSYIKVLTSGGTNGGNSQDSGSNKKRLLYVVIISVSTFFVVLGLIYAGFRYSKANPALPEAPQENSDEENFLESLSGMPVRFSYKELQDATNDFSMKLGQGGFGSVYRGVLPDGTRLAVKKLEGIGQGKKEFRAEVCIIGSIHHHHLVKLKGFCAEGTHRLLAYEYMANGSLDKWIFKKDNGGTLDWGRRYDIAIGTAKGLAYLHEDCDAKIVHCDIKPENVLLDDSFLAKVSDFGLAKLMTREQSHVFTTLRGTRGYLAPEWITNYAISEKSDVYSYGMVLLEIISGRKNYNSEETSEKSYFPSYAFKMMEEGKLREILDSGLETDERDETVSIAIKVALWCIQEDMNLRPSMSKVVQMLEGVCLVPQPPTSSPLGSRFLPSLFKSASEEGTSSGPSDGNSDANLSAVRLSGPR